From the Solanum stenotomum isolate F172 chromosome 4, ASM1918654v1, whole genome shotgun sequence genome, one window contains:
- the LOC125862197 gene encoding 50S ribosomal protein L18, chloroplastic, whose protein sequence is MSCASFSLSFLHNACADSKQLTFQFRPKLVTPIRVLTVEAKAKTRREDRTARHIRIRKKVEGTPERPRMCVFRSNKHIYVQVIDDSKMHTLASASTMQKPISEEFDYSAGPTAEVAKKVGEVIAKACLEKGITKVAFDRGGYPYHGRIEALADAAREHGLQF, encoded by the exons atGTCTTGTGCTTCATTTTCACTTTCATTTCTTCACAACGCTTGTGCTGATAGCAAGCAGCTTACTTTTCAATTTCGTCCCAAATTGGTAACACCAATTAGGGTTCTTACAGTTGAAGCTAAGGCCAAAACAAGAAGGGAAGACAGAACTGCTCGACATATTCGTATTCGCAAGAAG GTTGAAGGGACACCTGAAAGACCACGAATGTGTGTCTTCCGTTCCAACAAGCATATTTATGTTCAAGTTATTGATGACTCCAAGATGCACACACTGGCTTCAGCTTCAACGATGCAGAAACCAATCTCTGAGGAATTCGACTACTCTGCTGGTCCCACTGCA GAAGTGGCAAAGAAAGTAGGGGAAGTTATAGCTAAGGCCTGTCTAGAGAAAGGGATCACGAAAGTAGCCTTTGATCGCGGAGGTTATCCTTACCATGGACGGATTGAAGCTCTCGCTGATGCTGCACGAGAACACGGCCTTCAGTTTTAG
- the LOC125862186 gene encoding ABC transporter B family member 11-like → MMEEENDTQRGIDNMENKVIVSSDGSNCARVQDKTEKQKVAAAAAEVPYYKLLSFADTIDHALMIIGSIAAVGSGISFSMMAVLFGEIVDSFGMTVDNEKVVGEVSKVSLKFIYLALGSGLATFAQVTCWTVTGERQAARIRCLYLKTVLRQDIGFFDQETNTGVIIERLSSDTLTIQDAICEKVGKFIQILATFLGGLVIAFIKGWRLALVLSSSIPPLVLSSAVLTILLTKLASRAQTAYSEAATVVEQTISSIRTVASYTGERRAISEYYNSLNKAYYSGVQEGLVSGISMGVFFFVFYSSYALAIWYGAKMILEHNYTGGDVMNVMMATLTGSFTLGQASPCLHSFAAGKAAAFKMFQTINRKPVIDPYDMKGRKLVDISGDIELKNVHFCYPARPQESIFVGFSVSIPKGTTTALVGRSGSGKSTVISLIVRFYDPQAGEVLIDGINIKEFQLRWIRGKIGLVSQEPVLFGSTIKDNIAYGKDDATLEEIKDAVRLANASKFIDKLPQGLDTRVGDHGSQLSGGQKQRIAIARAILKEPKILLLDEATSALDVESERIVQDTLDSVMINRTTVIVAHRLSTVKNADAIAVLQEGKIIEKGSHLELMRKKEGAYVQLIQLQELSKYSGEKDSNELDNEEIIKNPNNQSNHQIFVTRSASRHSSEVENSSHHPVSFSVTAAEKAVGECHDPNSTVMLRKDKDNTFYRLALMTRPELPELLLGCIAAVVNALILPIFGVLLSYVIKTFYEPAHELRKHSGFWSLLFLGLGLTSLLAKPLRTFFFGVAGCKLIKRIRLMCFEQLVYMEISWFDRKENSIGAIGSRLSTDAASVRGMLGESLALLVENTSTAVAGLVIGLEASWQMTLIMIVMVPLIGLHGYLRLKYTNGGGADVKKLYDDASRVAHEAVGGIRTVASFSAEEKVVQLYKRKCEGPVRAGIKEGLLSAAGFGFSMFCFYSVYAASFYAGALLTESGKVTFAEVFRVFYGLSLTATAISQSGGLAPDSSKAKTGASSIFALLDRQSKIDSNNNSGMILDNVKGNIEFQHVSFNYPSRPEAPVLKDLCLSISSGETVALVGESGSGKSTVISLLQRFYDPDSGLITLDGLEIQKLNVKWLREQMGLVSQEPILFNDTIRANIAYGKESDATEAEILAAAELANAHNFISGLQQGYETVVGERGIQLSGGQKQRVAIARAIVKCPKILLLDEATSALDSESEKVVQDALDRVRSGRTTVVVAHRLSTIKGADVIVVIKDGVIVEKGNHETLVNRQNGIYASLVSKSASTMK, encoded by the exons ATGATGGAAGAAGAGAATGATACTCAACGAGGCATCGATAACATGGAAAATAAAGTTATAGTATCCTCAGATGGCTCGAATTGTGCACGAGTACAGGACAAGACAGAGAAACAGAAAGtggctgctgctgctgctgaaGTTCCATACTATAAGTTGTTATCTTTTGCTGATACAATAGATCATGCATTGATGATTATTGGTTCGATCGCAGCTGTTGGTAGTGGAATTAGTTTTTCGATGATGGCTGTTTTGTTTGGAGAGATAGTTGATTCCTTTGGAATGACCGTGGATAACGAAAAAGTTGTTGGTGAAGTTTCTAAG GTTAGCCTTAAATTCATTTATCTGGCTCTGGGTTCAGGTCTTGCTACATTTGCAC AGGTGACTTGCTGGACGGTCACAGGGGAAAGGCAGGCTGCTAGAATCAGATGTTTATACCTGAAAACTGTCTTAAGACAAGATATTGGATTTTTCGATCAGGAGACTAACACTGGTGTCATTATCGAAAGACTGTCTAGTGATACTCTTACTATTCAAGATGCCATTTGCGAAAAG GTTGGAAAATTTATCCAGATATTAGCTACATTCCTTGGAGGATTAGTAATAGCTTTTATTAAGGGGTGGCGTCTAGCGTTGGTCTTGTCATCTTCGATTCCTCCACTTGTCCTATCTTCTGCTGTCTTGACTATCCTTCTGACGAAACTAGCATCGCGTGCACAGACTGCTTATTCAGAAGCTGCAACTGTGGTTGAACAGACAATAAGCTCAATTAGAACT GTTGCATCGTATACTGGGGAGAGAAGAGCTATTTCTGAATATTACAATTCTCTGAACAAAGCTTACTATTCTGGTGTACAAGAAGGTTTGGTTTCAGGGATCAGTATGggtgttttcttttttgttttctattcAAGTTATGCTTTAGCAATATGGTATGGTGCAAAAATGATTTTGGAACACAACTATACTGGAGGAGATGTGATGAATGTCATGATGGCTACACTGACCGGCTCCTT TACTTTAGGACAGGCATCTCCATGCTTGCATTCGTTTGCTGCTGGAAAGGCTGCAGCGTTTAAAATGTTTCAGACGATAAACAGAAAGCCGGTCATAGATCCTTATGATATGAAAGGACGGAAACTTGTTGACATTAGTGGTGACATTGAACTTAAGAATGTTCATTTCTGTTATCCTGCAAGACCACAAGAGAGCATATTTGTTGGTTTCTCTGTGTCCATACCTAAGGGAACAACGACAGCTCTAGTAGGACGAAGTGGAAGTGGAAAATCGACTGTGATCAGTCTAATAGTGAGGTTCTATGATCCACAGGCTGGTGAAGTTCTGATTGATGGTATAAATATCAAAGAATTTCAGCTTAGGTGGATCAGGGGGAAAATTGGCCTTGTTAGCCAAGAACCTGTTCTGTTTGGTTCAACGATAAAGGATAATATTGCCTACGGGAAGGATGATGCAACActtgaagaaattaaagatgCAGTTCGACTTGCCAATGCATCCAAATTCATTGATAAATTACCTCAG GGACTAGATACCAGAGTTGGCGATCACGGAAGTCAGTTATCTGGAGGCCAAAAGCAAAGAATTGCTATTGCAAGAGCTATACTGAAGGAACCCAAAATTCTACTTCTGGATGAAGCTACAAGTGCTCTTGATGTAGAATCTGAGAGGATTGTTCAAGATACATTGGATAGTGTCATGATCAACCGAACTACAGTAATCGTTGCACATCGCTTGAGTACAGTAAAGAATGCAGATGCAATAGCTGTACTTCAGGAGGGAAAGATCATCGAAAAAG GTTCCCACTTGGAACTAATGAGAAAAAAGGAAGGAGCATATGTTCAGCTTATACAGTTGCAAGAACTTAGCAAATATTCAGGAGAGAAAGATTCAAATGAACTGGATAATGAAGAGATAATCAAAAATCCTAACAACCAATCAAATCACCAGATTTTCGTGACACGATCAGCAAGTAGGCACTCATCGGAAGTTGAGAATAGCAGCCATCATCCGGTATCCTTTTCAGTTACTGCAGCAGAGAAAGCAGTTGGTGAATGTCATGATCCTAATTCAACAGTTATGTTGAGGAAGGATAAAGACAACACGTTTTATCGCTTGGCCTTAATGACCAGACCAGAGCTTCCAGAATTATTACTTGGTTGCATAGCTGCAGTGGTCAATGCTCTAATATTACCAATTTTCGGGGTGCTTCTTTCTTATGTTATTAAGACTTTCTATGAGCCAGCTCATGAACTCAGAAAGCATTCAGGATTTTGGTCATTGTTATTTCTTGGTCTAGGATTGACATCTTTACTAGCAAAACCCTTGAGGACGTTCTTTTTCGGTGTAGCAGGATGTAAGTTAATCAAGAGAATTCGCCTAATGTGCTTCGAGCAATTAGTTTACATGGAGATTAGTTGGTTCGACAGAAAGGAGAACTCGATTGGTGCAATTGGCTCCCGACTATCTACAGATGCAGCATCTGTCCGAGGTATGCTTGGAGAGTCACTTGCTTTGCTTGTTGAGAACACTTCAACAGCTGTAGCTGGTTTAGTTATTGGACTTGAAGCAAGCTGGCAAATGACACTCATAATGATAGTTATGGTGCCTCTAATTGGACTACATGGATATCTGCGCTTGAAATACACTAATGGTGGTGGCGCTGATGTTAAg AAACTATATGATGATGCAAGTCGAGTTGCGCATGAAGCGGTTGGAGGTATCAGAACAGTGGCTTCTTTCTCTGCTGAAGAGAAGGTGGTGCAATTGTACAAAAGAAAATGTGAAGGTCCAGTTAGAGCTGGAATAAAAGAAGGTCTATTGAGTGCTGCAGGTTTTGGTTTTTCAATGTTCTGCTTTTACTCTGTGTATGCTGCCAGTTTTTATGCTGGTGCTCTATTGACTGAGTCCGGTAAGGTCACATTTGCTGAGGTTTTTCGG GTTTTCTATGGTCTTAGCTTGACAGCTACCGCGATTTCTCAATCAGGTGGCCTTGCTCCCGACTCCTCCAAAGCCAAAACTGGTGCATCTTCAatctttgcacttcttgaccgACAATCCAAGATAGACTCGAACAATAACTCAGGAATGATATTGGACAATGTGAAGGGAAACATTGAGTTTCAACATGTCAGTTTCAATTATCCAAGTCGACCTGAGGCTCCAGTCCTAAAAGATCTATGCCTATCCATTAGCTCTGGTGAG ACGGTTGCTCTGGTGGGAGAAAGTGGGAGCGGAAAATCAACAGTTATTTCCTTGTTGCAAAGATTTTACGATCCCGATTCAGGCCTAATCACATTAGATGGACTAGAAATTCAAAAACTGAATGTGAAATGGTTGAGAGAGCAAATGGGACTAGTAAGCCAGGAGCCTATATTGTTCAATGACACAATAAGAGCCAATATAGCATATGGAAAAGAAAGTGATGCCACAGAAGCAGAAATATTAGCTGCTGCTGAGTTAGCAAATGCTCACAACTTCATCAGTGGCTTACAACAG GGCTATGAAACAGTAGTTGGTGAAAGGGGCATACAACTATCTGGTGGACAGAAACAAAGAGTTGCAATTGCAAGAGCTATTGTGAAATGTCCAAAGATACTACTACTAGATGAGGCCACAAGTGCGCTTGACTCCGAGTCTGAAAAAGTAGTTCAAGATGCACTTGATAGAGTTAGATCAGGCAGAACAACAGTTGTGGTGGCTCATAGATTGTCCACAATTAAAGGAGctgatgttattgttgttatcaAAGATGGAGTGATTGTGGAGAAAGGAAATCATGAAACTTTGGTTAATAGACAAAATGGTATTTATGCTTCTCTAGTATCAAAGTCTGCTAGCACTATGAAGTAG
- the LOC125862781 gene encoding uncharacterized protein LOC125862781 — MDFDDWELSAEELDKLERDALRQIAERNASSSSATTSSCLQSTVLSRLQGDGNGSGVSYKREDVLSAAPIIRPSSGYDKVSGKSSVGYSGPHNDNHMKQLTEKRLVKFFLHASGNIAAKFSYDQILVEACRKIPKASWSAKERLWMFPLSSLSVAEKVLHEISGSNLELENLDPLVQRAIAAASVMPDLRDHYEFIPNSIETKLLPFQREGVRFALQHGGRILLADEMGLGKTLQAIAVVSCVRESWPVLVLAPSALRLHWASMIQQWMNIPSSEILVLFNTFFTIFVKMDPPDASWYNFPPILMGKFIVLDVTVAFSCYLMIVIRDDLFIQVVIADESHFLKNAQAKRTSASLPLLQKAQYVILLSGTPALSRPIELFKQLEALHPTVYKNVHEYGNRYCKGGIFGVYQGASNHEELHSLIKATVMIRRLKKDVLSELPQKRRQHVFLNLGEKEMRQVNALFSELEVIKGKGKSAQSEEEANSLKFAEKSLISKIYTASAEAKIPAVLDYLGTMVEANCKFLIFAHHQSMIDSIHEYLLKKKVGCIRIDGSTPSALRQDLVTDFQEKETIKAAVLSIRAGGVGLTLTAASTVIFAELSWTPGDLIQAEDRAHRIGQVSSVNVCYLLANDTVDDIIWDVVQSKLDNLGQMLDGQEKSLEVSTNQSHSSPSKQKTLDSFIKRCNNSPQDPSKKHCRD, encoded by the exons atggaTTTTGATGATTGGGAATTGAGTGCAGAGGAATTGGATAAACTTGAAAGAGATGCCCTAAGGCAAATTGCTGAGCGAAAtgcatcttcttcttctgctaCGACGAGTTCCTGTTTGCAATCAACTGTTTTGTCTCGCCTTCAAGGAGATGGTAATGGTTCTGGGGTTTCATATAAAAGG GAAGATGTGTTATCTGCTGCACCTATAATAAGACCTTCATCAGGATATGATAAGGTCTCTG ggaaaagCTCTGTTGGATATTCTGGGCCTCATAATGACAATCACATGAAACAGCTAACAGAAAAGCGCTTGGTTAAATTTTTCCTTCATGCGAGTGGAAATATTGCAGCAAAGTTTTCATATGATCAG ATACTTGTTGAAGCTTGCCGTAAAATCCCTAAAGCTAGTTGGAGTGCAAAAGAGAG GTTGTGGATGTTTCCTTTGTCATCGTTGTCTGTAGCAGAAAAAGTTCTCCATGAAATTTCTGGCTCCAATCTAGAG TTGGAGAATTTAGATCCTCTGGTGCAACGTGCCATTGCTGCTGCTTCTGTGATGCCTGACCTTCGAG ATCATTATGAATTTATTCCAAATAGTATTGAAACAAAGCTTTTGCCTTTTCAACGTGAAGGGGTTAG ATTTGCATTACAACATGGAGGGCGTATCCTGTTGGCTGATGAGATGGGACTTGGAAAGACTCTTCAG GCTATCGCTGTGGTTTCATGTGTCCGTGAATCATGGCCAGTTCTTGTTCTTGCTCCATCTGCCTTACGGCTTCACTGGGCTTCG ATGATTCAACAGTGGATGAACATTCCGTCATCGGAAATACTTGTATTGTTCAATAccttttttactatttttgtgaAGATGga CCCACCAGATGCAAGCTGGTATAATTTTCCACCTATCCTTATG GGTAAGTTCATTGTGTTGGATGTCACGGTTGCATTTTCATGCTACTTAATGATTGTTATCCGTGATGATTTGTTTATTCAGGTTGTTATAGCAGATGAATCACACTTCTTGAAAAATGCCCAAGCAAAAAGAACCAGTGCTTCCCTTCCCTTATTACAG AAAGCTCAGTATGTGATATTGCTCAGTGGAACTCCTGCTTTATCAAGGCCAATTGAACTATTCAAACAG CTCGAGGCCTTGCATCCTACTGTATATAAGAACGTGCACGAATATGGCAACCGCTATTGCAAGGGT GGCATCTTTGGAGTTTATCAAGGTGCAAGTAATCACGAAGAGCTGCACAGTTTAATCAAAGCAACAGTGATGATTCGACGACTAAAAAAGGATGTCCTTTCTGAACTCCCTCAGAAACGGAGGCAACAT GTTTTCCTAAACTTGGGGGAGAAGGAGATGAGACAAGTTAATGCTCTATTTAGTGAG TTGGAGGTCATTAAGGGGAAAGGTAAATCAGCTCAGTCCGAGGAGGAGGCTAATTCTCTCAAGTTTGCAGAGAAGAGCCTCATCAGTAAG ATTTACACTGCCTCCGCTGAGGCCAAAATTCCAGCAGTTTTGGATTACCTAGGAACCATGGTTGAG GCAAACTGCAAGTTCCTGATATTTGCACATCATCAATCAATGATTGATTCAATACATGAGTATTTACTA AAGAAGAAGGTTGGTTGTATTAGGATTGATGGCAGCACTCCATCAGCATTACGACAAGATTTGGTGACAGATTTTCaggaaaaagaaacaattaagGCTGCAGTG CTTTCCATCAGAGCTGGGGGAGTTGGGCTAACATTAACAGCAGCAAGCACAGTGATATTTGCAGAATTATCATGGACACCAGGTGACCTTATTCAAGCCGAGGATCGAGCTCACAGAATTGGCCAG GTGTCCTCTGTCAATGTGTGTTATCTGCTGGCGAATGACACTGTTGATGACATAATTTG GGATGTCGTTCAGAGCAAGCTAGACAACCTCGGACAG ATGCTTGATGGCCAGGAGAAATCATTGGAAGTTTCGACTAATCAGTCCCACAGCAGCCCTTCAAAACAGAAGACCCTCGACTCCTTCATAAAGCGCTGTAATAACTCACCTCAGGACCCCAGCAAAAAACACTGTCGTGATTAG